The following are from one region of the Littorina saxatilis isolate snail1 linkage group LG2, US_GU_Lsax_2.0, whole genome shotgun sequence genome:
- the LOC138959499 gene encoding tRNA-uridine aminocarboxypropyltransferase 1-like isoform X2, whose translation MPLHSYQKRAAAATGISTATLRKLEGARREIRSEKVAAEGMVEDPFPDLAIDDPAFLDTTESRHKCKNCLKSRKFFCYTCCTPNPQIQDKLPRVKLPIKIDIIKHQSESDGKSTCPHAVVMAPEDVTVYTFPCIPDYDREKVVLVFPCKEARTLRDLALSYNSSNQSSIMTMPPGTSSADNDPVNTMINNTSSATTESGLHTPRPDQLHSSGYTDISTSSTYADLQTIWTNAYYPQAGPSANVQPTSTYSYLQTVLCQPQDLNNSGKRMAESQEDLVDVKRMRIVTPPFERAVFIDCTWNQTKNIITDERLKDLRRVQMHSHETQFWRCQEGLPTTFLSTIEAIYHFVREYHEDVLGATYLNEYDNLLFFFVYFYRKIRDKYQGGKGLKAYQRKIEVHDVTDIM comes from the exons ATGGTTGAAGATCCATTTCCTGACTTGGCCATTGATGATCCAGCATTTCTGGACACAACAGAGTCCAGGCACAAGTGCAAGAACTGCCTCAAGTCACGCAAGTTTTTCTGCTATACTTGCTGCACGCCCAACCCACAGATTCAGGACAAGCTTCCAAGAGTTAAG CTTCCAATAAAGATTGACATCATCAAACACCAGAGCGAATCTGATGGAAAGAGCACATGTCCACATGCTGTTGTAATGGCCCCAGAAGATGTTACTGTCTACACCTTTCCCTGCATCCCAGATTATGACAGAGAAAAG GTGGTCTTGGTGTTTCCCTGCAAAGAGGCGCGCACACTGCGAGATCTGGCACTCAGCTATAACAGCAGCAATCAAAGCAGCATCATGACAATGCCACCGGGTACCAGCAGCGCAGACAACGACCCCGTCAACACCATGATCAACAACACCTCCTCGGCCACAACTGAAAGTGGTCTGCACACGCCTCGTCCAGATCAGTTACACTCCAGTGGTTACACAGACATCTCCACCTCCTCCACGTATGCTGACCTGCAGACCATCTGGACCAACGCCTACTACCCCCAAGCAGGGCCCAGTGCCAACGTGCAGCCTACCAGCACTTACTCCTACCTGCAGACGGTTCTCTGCCAGCCACAGGATTTGAACAACTCGG GTAAGCGTATGGCTGAGAGCCAGGAGGATCTGGTGGACGTAAAACGCATGAGGATTGTCACCCCTCCATTTGAGCGCGCTGTCTTCATCGACTGCACCTGGAATCAAACCAAAAACATCATCACTGATGAACGATTGAAAG ATCTGCGTCGAGTGCAAATGCACAGCCATGAGACTCAGTTTTGGCGGTGCCAGGAGGGTCTCCCTACGACCTTTCTGTCCACCATTGAAGCCATCTACCATTTCGTGCGAGAGTACCATGAGGATGTGCTGGGCGCTACATACCTCAACGAGTACGACaaccttctcttcttcttcgtctacTTCTACCGCAAGATTCGAGACAAGTACCAAGGAGGCAAGGGACTGAAAGCCTACCAGAGAAAAATTGAGGTTCATGATGTTACAGACATCATGTGA